The following proteins are co-located in the Nerophis ophidion isolate RoL-2023_Sa linkage group LG04, RoL_Noph_v1.0, whole genome shotgun sequence genome:
- the LOC133552125 gene encoding class I histocompatibility antigen, F10 alpha chain-like isoform X2, with the protein MNLFLFFLLVVQMHSVTPVIHTLQYFRTASSQVPNFPEFVSVGYVDGVQISHYDSNSRKAEAKQDWMNKITAEDPKYWQRQTEISVGNELTDKHNLEVLKKRFNQTGGVHILQWMSGCEWNDETDEVKGWNQRGYDGEDFISLDMKTWTFTAAKQQAFPTKLKWDQNKHLLEYIKFYFTEECPSYLKKHVNNGKEVLMRTELPEVFLLQKTPSSPVSCMATGFYPDGADLFWRKDGEQIFEDVEHGEILPNHDGTFQMSVALKVEVTADVEGKYECVFQLSGVKEDLVTKLERRSILSNASHEDNLSVALAATAAVLAVAAIIIIIIIMVMVRRHRNRQGEGRQCPLSSSSRCTRSRP; encoded by the exons tgattcacacgctgcagtatttccgcactgcgtcctctcaagttccaaacttcccagagtttgtgagtgttggttatgttgatggagttcagatttctcactatgacagcaacagcaggaaagcagaagccaaacaggactggatgaacaaaatcacagcagaggatccaaaATACTGGCAGAGACAAACAGAGATCAGTGTTGGTAATGAGTTGACTGACAAACACAACCTTGAAGTTCTTAAgaagcgtttcaaccaaactggag gtgttCACATTCTCCAGTGGATGTctggatgtgaatggaatgatgagactgatgaagttaaaggttggAATCAGAGaggttatgatggagaagatttcatatcgttggacatgaagacatggacatttactgcagcaaaacaacaagctttccccaCCAAACTCAAATGGGACCAGAACAAACATCTACTAGAATACATTAAGTTTTACTTCACTGAGGAatgtccttcttacttgaagaagcatgtgaacaatgggaaggaggtcctaatgagaacag agcttccagaggtgttcctgctccagaagacgccgtcctctccggtcagctgcatggcgacaggtttctaccccgacggtgccgacctgttttggaggaaagacggcgagcagatcttcgaggacgtggagcacggagagatactccccaaccacgacggaaccttccagatgtcggtggcgctgaaagtggaggtgacggccgacgtggagggcaagtacgaatgtgtgtttcagctgtcaggcgtcaaggaggacttggtcaccaagctggagagaagaagcatcctgagcaacgcaagccatgaag acaacttgagcgtcgccctcgctgccacggcggcggtcctcgctgtggcggccatcatcatcatcatcatcatcatggtcatggtcaggcgtcacagaaacagacaaggtgagggacgccaatgtcctctgtcttcttcttctcggtgcactcggtccaggccgtga